GTCACCTGGCCGATGGCATACTCGGACTCATGAACGAATCCGGTTGAAGGATCTGGGATAAGTTGTTCATCAACGTCCCCCTGTTTGGCCTGCTCCGTCGAGATACCCAACGATTGTTGCCGTTCTACCTGACACCTGGCCCATTGATTAAATTGGTTTCGGATCATATGAAAAACGCTCCCTG
This window of the Paenibacillus marchantiae genome carries:
- a CDS encoding immunity protein TriTu family protein, with the protein product MIRNQFNQWARCQVERQQSLGISTEQAKQGDVDEQLIPDPSTGFVHESEYAIGQVTVWASKQMEYEVVNIETEELLLWKYVENVEDDEPDFDEILKPYFDVLQSGLKL